A stretch of Plectropomus leopardus isolate mb chromosome 24, YSFRI_Pleo_2.0, whole genome shotgun sequence DNA encodes these proteins:
- the LOC121963054 gene encoding myc box-dependent-interacting protein 1-like, which translates to MPLLLSQNLNDIMTKLEEQRELKKGGTAAAKTGDGAKSEEANHSESASSPPKRPGPPPSRPPPRLTPSPDQRQQQVSPVEDETPVPDANTDSTTTQQSAVTNGSDGELPPGFLYKVKAIHDYAATDGDELELKTGDSVLVLAFDNPDEQDDGWLVGVLESHWVQNKNVSAKGVFPENFTQKV; encoded by the exons CTCAGCCAAAACCTGAACGACATCATGACCAAACTGGAAGAGCAGCGAGAGCTCAA AAAAGGCGGCACTGCAGCAGCAAAGACAGGAGACGGTGCCAAGAG TGAGGAAGCCAACCACAGCGAATCAGCCAGCTCACCACCAAAG AGGCCCGGTCCTCCTCCCAGCCGGCCTCCGCCCCGCCTCACGCCGTCTCCGGACCAGAGACAGCAGCAGGTCAGCCCCGTGGAGGACGAGACCCCGGTGCCTGACGCTAACACAGACTCCACAACCACACAGCAG agtGCGGTGACCAATGGCTCGGACGGCGAACTGCCTCCAGGATTCCTCTACAAG GTAAAAGCGATACATGATTACGCTGCCACCGACGGCGATGAGCTGGAACTGAAGACCGGAGACTCTGTGCTGGTTTTGGCCTTCGACAACCCCGATGAACAG gaTGACGGCTGGCTCGTGGGTGTGCTGGAGTCTCACTGGGTGCAGAACAAAAATGTTTCGGCCAAAGGCGTTTTCCCTGAGAACTTTACCCAGAAGGTTTGA